The proteins below are encoded in one region of Fulvia fulva chromosome 9, complete sequence:
- a CDS encoding Cytochrome P450 monooxygenase gloP, translated as MTNIILSQDVSLTRILTGCFALLCTYTFTSLLITYFSSQARYLRLQQWTGIKHGQFATLRASLESFKHGRDMIIDGYHEFSQKGRAYVLPQLGSDDIMVLPPAQLQELMQRPDDELCVRVILQELIAAKWTGDMDVAAHNPLHLEVVRHQLTRKLPTLIEHVYTELVLGFQEQWKAAPHEWTDLVIWDSLVRIVSRAANRVFSGTELCREPEFLDSMRDYAQRIFASAAVINVIPRVLRPFTAPFLTWKLRGYIKTCKKYAVPIIERRLKEIQSGQQRESPNDALEWVIEECFKQNDPSELDTDKICRRLMRLNMVTIHNTSFTITNALLDLYSSPRSAEFVSALRDEVTEVLHKHDGKWTKAFINDLVKVDSAIKESMRVTAFNSVGVLRAVIKPGGITLNVLHHRASHTTERATFAKNCTTSTLITTVS; from the exons ATGACCAACATCATTCTCTCACAAGATGTCAGCTTAACTCGGATTCTGACGGGTTGCTTCGCTCTCCTCTGCACCTACACCTTCACCTCCCTTCTCATCACATACTTCTCCTCCCAGGCCCGCTACCTTCGATTGCAACAATGGACAGGCATCAAGCACGGCCAATTCGCGACGCTCAGAGCATCTCTTGAATCGTTCAAACACGGCCGTGACATGATCATTG ATGGTTACCATGAGTTTTCTCAAAAAGGCCGTGCATATGTACTACCGCAGCTTGGAAGTGATGACATCATGGTGCTCCCACCGGCACAGCTGCAGGAACTAATGCAAAGGCCGGACGATGAGCTCTGCGTGAGAGTGATATTGCAAGAACTCATTGCAGCCAAGTGGACGGGTGATATGGATGTCGCGGCGCACAATCCACTCCACCTGGAAGTGGTTCGACACCAACTCACTCGAAAGCTCCCCACTCTCATCGAACACGTCTATACAGAGCTGGTGCTGGGCTTCCAAGAGCAATGGAAAGCCGCGCCACACGAATGGACTGATCTTGTGATATGGGACTCACTCGTCAGAATTGTCAGCCGTGCAGCGAACCGAGTCTTTAGTGGCACCGAGCTATGTCGCGAGCCGGAGTTTCTGGATAGCATGCGGGATTATGCCCAGCGAATCTTTGCATCGGCAGCGGTTATCAACGTCATTCCCAGAGTGCTGCGTCCTTTCACTGCGCCCTTTTTGACGTGGAAGTTGCGGGGCTATATCAAGACATGCAAGAAGTATGCTGTACCTATTATCGAGCGACGGCTGAAGGAGATTCAAAGTGGTCAGCAACGAGAGTCACCGAACGACGCTCTTGAATGGGTCATCGAAGAATGCTTCAAGCAAAACGACCCGTCAGAACTCGACACCGATAAGATCTGCCGCCGCCTCATGCGCCTTAATATGGTTACCATTCACAACACATCCTTCACCATCACGAATGCACTCCTAGATCTCTACAGCTCGCCCCGTTCTGCGGAATTCGTGTCCGCACTCCGGGATGAAGTCACGGAAGTCCTGCACAAGCACGACGGCAAATGGACCAAAGCCTTCATCAATGACCTCGTCAAGGTCGACAGTGCGATTAAGGAGAGTATGCGGGTGACCGCATTTAACAGCGTCGGCGTGCTAAGGGCGGTAATTAAGCCTGGAGGGATTACACTTAACGTGCTTCACCACCGAGCGAGCCACAccaccgagcgggccacttttgccAAGAACTGTACCACTTCCACTTtgattacgacggtatcttaa
- a CDS encoding Cytochrome P450 monooxygenase gloP, with the protein MYSSITLSSSSAAIHSDPAYYDQPDDYDALRFARVRESFDEEEKVLDKKQQATVSIGENFMSFRAGRHACPGRFFAAQEMKLMLAYIVNNYDVRLTGPRPQTIYMKNAAMPDLTASLQFRLRQS; encoded by the exons ATGTActcaagtatcaccctctcttctagctct GCTGCTATCCACTCGGATCCGGCGTACTACGACCAGCCAGACGACTATGATGCGTTGAGGTTCGCACGGGTGAGAGAATCGTTCGATGAGGAGGAGAAGGTGCTGGACAAGAAGCAGCAGGCGACTGTCAGTATTGGAGAGAACTTCATGTCGTTTAGGGCGGGGAGGCATGCGTGTCCGGGAAG ATTCTTCGCGGCACAAGAGATGAAGCTTATGCTGGCTTACATCGTCAACAACTACGATGTCAGACTCACCGGGCCACGCCCTCAGACGATCTATATGAAGAATGCTGCGATGCCAGATTTGACGGCGTCTCTGCAGTTTAGGTTGAGGCAGTCGTGA